GCAGATTAACAGTGAACACTGCGTACTTTGCGGATGCCTCAATTATTATGAAGGTTCCAAAAGGTGTTTTTTCTCCTCCGCCTCAGGTCGAGTCTGCAGTAGTAAAGGTTTGTCCGAGACCAGCTCCATTTACAGTAACAGATAAGGATTTCTTCCTCAGGTTCGTTACAGCTATATTTAACAAAAGGCGCAAGAAAATAAAGAACTCTATTGTAGAAAGCAATCACATGTTAGGTATAAGTAATGTCAAACAGGTTGTTTCAGGGCTTCCTGAAGAGCTGATGGAATTGCGCCCCGAAAATCTGGATCCTGCACAGCTTGCAGCTCTCTCCAATATGATACTGGCAATGCATCAGGAGTCATAATGCCTCACATCACTTACAGGAATGCCTGTGTGGAATTCGTGGATGATGTCTATGAGCCGGCAGAAGATTCTTTTTTGCTTGCAGATGCTGCCCTGGATCTTGCAAAACAAGGCATGAAAATACTGGAGATCGGTACAGGTACAGGTTTTGTTGCTGCTGTCCTGAAGGCAAACCTGGATGTGGATCTGCTTGCAACAGACATAAATCCTTATGCTGTAAAGTGTGCCTGCAATAATGGAGTTCCGACCATAAGGGCGGATATGTTCTCTGCTTTTAAGTCTCTGAAGTGCTTTGATATGATCATCTTCAATCCTCCTTATCTTCCAACTCTGGAGGAAGATAAGGTTCCTGGCTGGCTTAACTATGCTTTCGACGGAGGCGTCGACGGTACGGCATCTCTTCACAGGTTCCTTGAAGGCTTGGTTTCCTATCTTTGTCATAAGGGAATTGTATTGGTGCTCGTTTCCTCACTAACTGGCATCGAAAAAGCAATATCGTGGATGGAAGGTTATGGTCTTGAAACCGAAGTTGTGGTCAAAGAAAAGTGCTTTTTTGAAGAACTGGTGGTCTTGAAAGGTATCCTTAAGGCTGGTCCGGAATAAAATATATGTGACCTTTAAAGGTCACATAAAAGCATCTATCAACTCATCAAGAAGTGCATAGTCCTTTGGCCTGGTAATAAGAGTTCCTTCTTCAATTACACCAAATCCATCTTCAAGGACAGGTTTTTCTTTCTTGTAAAAAATCCCTGTAGGGATACGGTCTCCCCATTCCAGCGATCTCTCAAAGGCAGCTATCCGATCGTCTGGCACGTATCCTTCTTCATCGATCCTATATACTCTTTCTGAATACCATTTGAATGTGTTGAGTTTGTTAAAGGATACGCACGGTTGAAGGATATCCACCAATGCAAAACCCCGATGGTTAATGGCTTCTGCAAGGATCTCTGTCAGATGCTCGATATTTCCTGCATATCCCCTTGCCACAAAAGAGCAGTCCAGGGAAATGGCAAGAGCAAGAGGATTTAGAGGTGTATTTACAACTCCATGTGTCTGGACCTTGGTCTTCATTCCAAGCTCACTTGTAGGGGATGCCTGTCCTTTGGTAAGGCCATATATCTGGTTATCGTTCACAATGGCAGTTATATTCGGATTACGTCTGATCGCATGGATCAGGTGATTGCCACCTTCTCCATAGGCATCCCCGTCCCCACCTACAGTGAGAACTGTTAACTCATGGTTTGCCAGTTTTGCTCCCGCAGCCGGAGGAAGTGTTCTTCCATGCAGTCCATTGAACGTGTTACATTTCAGATAATGAGGAAGCTTACCTGCCTGTCCTATGCCAGACACGATAAGAACTTCATGTGGTGCCTTTTCCAGTTTGACCAGTGCCTTTTTTATAGCCTTAAGTATTCCAAAGTTGCCGCAGCCAGGGCACCATTCAGTTTCAATGTCGGGGTAGTCTTCCATTGTAACCATCAGATCACCTTCTTTTCTTGCAGGGCACGTATTATATATCCGGGAGTGAAAGGCATCCCATCATACCTTAACAGGTTCACATCGACAGATATGTCTGCTTCGGTTTTCAAAATCTTCGCGAACTGTCCAGTCGCATTACTCTCCACGCATACAGTTGTGCCCTTATTCAGCAGTATATTCCTTACCTCTTCTCTCTTCATGGGGAATATGTGTGTAAAATGTACCAGGTTAAGACTTTGTCCTTCTTCATTAAGAAGGTCCACTGCCTCCTCAATAGGACCATATGATGACCCCCATCCTATAAGAGTAACATCTGCTTCCCGGGGTCCGTATACCTCAGGACTTTCCATTTCCATTGTAAGTCCTTTAAGTTTCCTCATTCTCTTTTCCATCATAAGTATACGATTATCTGCTGTCTGGTCAATATGTCCCTCTTCATTGTGTTCGTCACTATCGGCAACTACCAAATGTTTGCTCTGACCGGGCAGAGCACGGGGTGAAATGCCATCAGGTGTGATACTATAACGCTTGTATGCGTCCATACTTTCCAGTTCACCATCTGATACCAGATGTCTGTCAGTGGTGATCTTTGAAGTATCGAACCGCTCACAAGTGAACTGGGTATCTGCAAGATATTGGTCACTCATGATAAACACGGGAATCTGATACTTATCAGCCAGATCAAAAGCCTTGACAGTCAGGTAAAATGCATCATCAGGTGTCTTTGGGGCAAGTATGCATCTGGGGAACTCTCCCTGGGAAGCATGCAATGCGAACAACAGATC
This DNA window, taken from Methanomethylovorans hollandica DSM 15978, encodes the following:
- a CDS encoding HemK2/MTQ2 family protein methyltransferase, encoding MPHITYRNACVEFVDDVYEPAEDSFLLADAALDLAKQGMKILEIGTGTGFVAAVLKANLDVDLLATDINPYAVKCACNNGVPTIRADMFSAFKSLKCFDMIIFNPPYLPTLEEDKVPGWLNYAFDGGVDGTASLHRFLEGLVSYLCHKGIVLVLVSSLTGIEKAISWMEGYGLETEVVVKEKCFFEELVVLKGILKAGPE
- a CDS encoding 2-oxoacid:ferredoxin oxidoreductase subunit beta — translated: MVTMEDYPDIETEWCPGCGNFGILKAIKKALVKLEKAPHEVLIVSGIGQAGKLPHYLKCNTFNGLHGRTLPPAAGAKLANHELTVLTVGGDGDAYGEGGNHLIHAIRRNPNITAIVNDNQIYGLTKGQASPTSELGMKTKVQTHGVVNTPLNPLALAISLDCSFVARGYAGNIEHLTEILAEAINHRGFALVDILQPCVSFNKLNTFKWYSERVYRIDEEGYVPDDRIAAFERSLEWGDRIPTGIFYKKEKPVLEDGFGVIEEGTLITRPKDYALLDELIDAFM